A genomic window from Xenorhabdus cabanillasii includes:
- the rpsB gene encoding 30S ribosomal protein S2, producing the protein MATVSMRDMLQAGVHFGHQTRYWNPKMKPFIFGARNKVHIINLEKTVPMFNGALAELNKIASRKGKILFVGTKRAASEAVKEAALSCDQYFVNHRWLGGMLTNWKTVRQSIKRLKDLEVQSQDGTFDKLTKKEALMRSRELGKLENSLGGIKDMGGLPDALFVIDAEHEHIAIKEANNLGIPVFAVVDTNSDPDGVDFIIPGNDDAIRAVKLYLNAAATAVREGRSQDLAVQAEEGFVDAE; encoded by the coding sequence ATGGCAACTGTTTCCATGCGCGATATGCTGCAAGCGGGCGTTCACTTCGGTCACCAGACTCGTTACTGGAACCCAAAAATGAAACCTTTCATCTTTGGTGCTCGTAACAAAGTTCATATCATCAACCTGGAAAAAACTGTTCCAATGTTCAATGGTGCTTTGGCAGAACTGAACAAAATTGCTTCCCGTAAAGGCAAGATTCTGTTTGTTGGCACCAAGCGTGCGGCAAGCGAAGCAGTAAAAGAAGCAGCACTGAGCTGTGACCAATACTTTGTTAACCACCGTTGGTTAGGTGGTATGCTGACCAACTGGAAAACTGTTCGTCAGTCAATCAAGCGTCTGAAAGATCTGGAAGTTCAGTCTCAGGACGGTACTTTTGACAAGCTGACCAAGAAAGAAGCACTGATGCGTTCTCGTGAACTTGGTAAGCTGGAAAACAGCCTGGGCGGTATCAAAGACATGGGCGGCCTGCCTGATGCTCTGTTTGTTATCGATGCTGAACACGAACACATTGCTATCAAAGAAGCAAACAACCTGGGTATCCCAGTATTCGCTGTTGTTGATACTAACTCTGATCCAGACGGTGTTGATTTCATCATCCCTGGTAACGACGATGCAATCCGTGCAGTAAAACTGTACCTGAACGCTGCGGCTACTGCTGTTCGTGAAGGCCGTTCACAAGATCTGGCTGTTCAGGCTGAAGAAGGTTTTGTAGACGCTGAATAA